Genomic DNA from Peribacillus simplex:
TTCATTTTTGGACAGACTCTTTTTTTCGGACATCAGATTGGCTGGGCGGAAATACTGGCTACCTACATTGGTCTTCCTATTTTCTTGCTTCTCTGGCTTGGTTATAAAATCATTAAGAAAACAAAAATGGTTCCTCTGATGGAGTGTGATTTTGAGCGGAAAGAATAAGAGGGAAGGCTTGTGGTGAATGTAAGCGTTTTATTTAAATGGAAATTAAATTCTATTACGTATTAATAGGATTACACACAAAAAAAAGAGGTGGTTTATATGATAAAAGAAGCGATCATAACAAAAGAAGCCCCCAAGGCTATCGGACCTTATTCACAAGGTATTAAGGCAGGAAATACAGTTTACACTTCAGGGCAGCTGCCAATTGATCCTGAAACTGGAGAAATGCCTGATAATATTGAAGAGCAAACAAGGGTGTCATTGGAGAACCTTAAGAAGGTTTTAGAAGCGGCGGGATCAAGCTTACAGCAGGTAATAAAAACAACGGTTTTCTTAAGCGATATGAATCACTTTGCCGTGATGAATCATGTATATGGAGAGTTTTTCCCTGATAATTATCCGGCAAGAAGTGCGGTTGAAGTTGCTCGTTTACCTAAAGATGCTTTTATTGAAATAGAAGCGGTGGCTATTATTTAATGATATATAATTGAAAAGGGAAGGCAGATTGATATTCAATTTTCTTTAATGTAAATATGGCCAGTCTTAAACAAAAAATATCAGGAGGATTTTTAAAAATGAATTTAGCACAATTCCCCAGACAGCGATATACACCAACAGAAACACCCATTGAGAAGCTACACCATCTTTCTGAAGTTCTTGGTGGTCCTTCTATTTATCTTAAACGAGACGATATGCTTGGTCTGACGGCTGGGGGAAATAAAACAAGGAAACTGGAATTCCTTGTTGCAGATGCATTGGAAAAAGGTGCGGATACGTTGATTACATGTGGAGGCATTCAATCCAATCATTGCCGTTTAACATTAGCGGCAGCGGTTAAAGAAAAAATGAAGTGCATTCTTGTGTTGGAAGAAGGTCTTGAAAATGCTGAACCAGATTTTAACGGTAACTATTTTCTCTATCATTTATTGGGCGCTGAACAAATAAAAGTAGTGCCTAATGGAGCGGACTTAATGCAGGAAATGCAGAAAATAGCTAAAGGGGTAAAAGAGACTGGACATAGCCCGTACATCATTCCGGTTGGGGGATCGAATGTTATTGGTGCAACGGGATATGTTGCTTGCGCACAGGAGATCTTGGCACAGTCATTTGACCAAGGGATTGATTTGAAAGCAGTTATTTGTGTAAGCGGAAGCGGAGGAATGCATGCTGGTTTGGCGGCCGGATTTCATGGAAACCAAAGTGGAATATCGGTAATCGGAATAAATGTAAGCAGAGGAAAAGCTGAACAAGAAGAGAAAGTTTATCAGCTAGTTAACGAAACTTTAGCACACATCGGCATTCCAAATTCAATTCCTCGTGAGGCTGTTACGTGTTTTGATGAGTATGTCGGTCCTGGTTATGCTTTGCCTACACCTGAAATGGTGGAAGCAGTCAAGCTAATGGCAAGAACGGAAGGGATTTTGCTGGATCCGGTATATACGGGTAAAGCGGCAGCGGGACTCATCGATTTAATCCAAAAAGGCACCTTTAAACCTGAGGATAACATTCTATTTGTTCACTCTGGTGGAGCTTCATCGTTATACGCCAATACTTCACTATTTTATTGAAATTTGATTATTATATGGCATAGTGTGAATCAAAAAAACAATAAATATAGAAGGCAAAGGATCTTCTGGTTCTAAGATGCATTTATTCGAAAGAGGTATATAGAATCAGCCCCATGAAGCCATACCAAATAGTATATGAATGAATTTCATCTGATTTGGTATTGACTTTAACAATGCTTTCTCCTGCTGTGGGATGGAATATGAGTTATTCCGTAAATAGACTGTAAATAAGGGTTGGTATGTTGCATTCGTCAAAAATGAGGTGGATGAAAATTTCCGGCTCATTAGAATCATAGTTTTTAAGAAAACATTCACCATAATGTACATGTCCTTTCCTTCCACATATTCAGTTTTTTCCAAGTCGCTGGTTCAATCCCATCGACTTGGAAAGGAAAAGCTCCATTTGGCTAAGCAGCTTATAGCTTAACCAAATGGAGCTTTTTAAATCAATGGATGGAAATGAATTTACTCCTCAATTCCTCTTCCGTCACTTCGATCTTTCCTTTCAAATCTTCAGCCAGTAATACATAACTTTTCACGCCAATGAATTCTGAATGTGATATTAAAAAGAATTTTGTTCCTTTTTTATACGCAGAAGGAACATCTTCAATCAGCTTAAACATTTTCATCCTTTTTCCACCTTGGATATCATAAATTCGTAACGGTTGTATTCATAACTGCTTTTGTAGTAGACGAAATGGCATTGAACAAGCTGATGAGGATTAGGTCACTACTCAGATGCAACTTCTTCTTCTCACTTTTTATATCATTGATATTTATGAGCGGTCAACTATTATTACGGTAGATACAAGAAGCAGCTGGCATTGTCATTTGTTTGTGAATTAAGAGTATTCCTAACTTTCTGTGGAACTGCCTATCGTTGAATGTTAAAATTCAGTTGGAAAACAGTGTTTCATGATACATAAGGAAGAGAAAAGAGAGGGCAATCAATTTG
This window encodes:
- a CDS encoding RidA family protein, whose protein sequence is MIKEAIITKEAPKAIGPYSQGIKAGNTVYTSGQLPIDPETGEMPDNIEEQTRVSLENLKKVLEAAGSSLQQVIKTTVFLSDMNHFAVMNHVYGEFFPDNYPARSAVEVARLPKDAFIEIEAVAII
- a CDS encoding D-cysteine desulfhydrase is translated as MNLAQFPRQRYTPTETPIEKLHHLSEVLGGPSIYLKRDDMLGLTAGGNKTRKLEFLVADALEKGADTLITCGGIQSNHCRLTLAAAVKEKMKCILVLEEGLENAEPDFNGNYFLYHLLGAEQIKVVPNGADLMQEMQKIAKGVKETGHSPYIIPVGGSNVIGATGYVACAQEILAQSFDQGIDLKAVICVSGSGGMHAGLAAGFHGNQSGISVIGINVSRGKAEQEEKVYQLVNETLAHIGIPNSIPREAVTCFDEYVGPGYALPTPEMVEAVKLMARTEGILLDPVYTGKAAAGLIDLIQKGTFKPEDNILFVHSGGASSLYANTSLFY